A region from the Desulfomarina profundi genome encodes:
- a CDS encoding helix-turn-helix domain-containing protein, with protein sequence MSHTIQNELASLDLGNQIRKLRKKRGLTLQELSELTGLSKPNLSQIENNIVTPPVATLLKISSALGVQIGHFFQTTSLESNIVVVRREDRYGIARGPHISHIGYQYEPLAYPKVEKSMEPFIVRMEERDPDDMTFNNHRGEEFLFVLDGKLEFICGETTVTLKQGDSLYFDSGIPHGYRGIDGPATSLVVIYKPS encoded by the coding sequence ATGTCGCACACAATACAGAACGAGCTGGCTTCTCTGGACCTGGGAAACCAGATACGGAAACTCCGGAAGAAACGGGGCCTGACGCTCCAGGAGCTCTCCGAATTAACCGGACTGTCAAAACCGAATCTCTCCCAGATTGAAAACAATATAGTTACCCCTCCCGTGGCCACTCTTCTGAAAATTTCTTCAGCACTTGGCGTCCAGATCGGCCATTTTTTCCAGACAACAAGCCTGGAATCAAACATCGTGGTGGTCCGCCGGGAGGATCGCTACGGTATAGCCAGGGGTCCCCATATCTCCCATATCGGCTACCAATATGAACCGCTGGCATACCCGAAAGTGGAAAAAAGCATGGAACCGTTTATCGTCAGAATGGAGGAGCGGGACCCTGACGATATGACATTCAATAATCACAGGGGAGAAGAATTTCTCTTTGTCCTGGATGGAAAACTCGAATTTATCTGCGGTGAAACCACCGTCACCCTCAAACAGGGGGACAGCCTCTACTTTGACTCAGGAATTCCTCACGGCTACAGAGGAATAGATGGCCCGGCAACAAGCCTGGTTGTAATCTATAAACCATCCTGA
- a CDS encoding TIGR04283 family arsenosugar biosynthesis glycosyltransferase, which translates to MEIISIIIPTLNEEKHLPTTLTGLADRKDIQLIVVDGGSEDRTRETAADLGARVILSSRGRGHQLNRGTEASRGELLLFLHGDTILPQNFSDAVRKTMKNGYAAGAFSLHIDSSAKRLTMVAACANLRSRLCRMPYGDQGIFTSRENFDRIGGFREGPIMEDFIFMRSIRKLGKIHILKEAVSTSSRRWDNMGIIRTTCINQIIVAGYWCGVPLPTLAEIYQRMQGVAAKNQGVNHDSSTRPH; encoded by the coding sequence ATGGAGATTATTTCAATTATCATCCCCACCCTCAACGAGGAAAAACATCTGCCGACAACCCTGACAGGGCTAGCGGATAGAAAAGACATTCAGCTTATTGTGGTCGATGGTGGCAGTGAGGACAGGACTCGGGAAACAGCAGCAGACCTCGGCGCACGGGTCATCCTCTCTTCACGGGGAAGAGGACACCAGTTAAACCGCGGAACAGAAGCGTCAAGAGGTGAGCTGCTTCTCTTTCTCCATGGGGATACAATTCTTCCGCAAAATTTTTCCGATGCTGTCCGAAAAACCATGAAAAACGGATATGCAGCCGGAGCGTTTTCCCTGCATATCGACAGTTCCGCAAAACGGCTGACCATGGTTGCGGCCTGCGCCAATCTCCGCTCCCGCCTTTGCAGGATGCCATATGGGGACCAGGGAATTTTCACCTCCAGAGAGAACTTTGACAGAATCGGCGGCTTTCGGGAAGGTCCCATTATGGAGGACTTTATTTTCATGCGCTCAATCCGAAAACTGGGTAAAATACACATCTTAAAAGAAGCCGTGTCAACTTCATCCCGTCGCTGGGATAACATGGGGATTATCCGTACAACATGTATCAATCAGATAATTGTAGCGGGCTATTGGTGCGGAGTACCACTGCCGACCCTTGCAGAAATCTATCAGCGCATGCAGGGAGTAGCTGCAAAAAACCAGGGAGTCAACCATGATTCTTCGACCAGACCACATTAA
- a CDS encoding glycosyltransferase family 4 protein — MRIVFDARYIRTSDTDVLPAGGIGRYSYQLLRRMRNLDEDLKFLLVVPAGNGRPIFPESDMKIREVSCQFPANSFSTLYRLAEKIDFCGQDLFHSPFNMMPGKLPCPSVVTLHDIMWLTQPHLCAGFWPERVLVGALYQKGIRTALCRADHIITISEASRREIVRYKPEIVDRISVIHHGMESFFREIEQERVEALLAPLWSQIGMSGEKTTREIILCVGQGSPYKNQARAIQGFLGAFGKRDDIQLVVVNRFRRFDWKMRRLLARERAGERIILLDSVTDEQLLALYNRARIFLFPSLVEGFGMPQLEAMACGTPVLTSNRGAPAEISGGCSLLVNPENVEAIAHGLVELDQNEELRCKLIAAGRKRVQDFRWLDAAEKTMAVYQAVMRISG, encoded by the coding sequence ATGAGAATCGTCTTTGACGCGCGGTATATCCGCACCAGTGATACGGATGTTCTTCCCGCCGGTGGGATCGGGCGATATTCTTACCAACTGTTGCGGCGGATGCGAAACCTTGATGAGGATCTGAAGTTCCTCCTGGTCGTTCCCGCAGGCAACGGGCGGCCGATCTTTCCCGAATCAGATATGAAGATCCGCGAGGTTTCCTGTCAATTTCCCGCCAATTCTTTTTCCACTCTCTATCGGCTGGCCGAAAAGATTGATTTCTGTGGTCAGGATCTTTTTCACAGTCCGTTTAACATGATGCCGGGCAAACTTCCCTGTCCTTCGGTAGTGACCCTTCATGATATCATGTGGTTGACACAGCCGCATCTCTGTGCCGGGTTCTGGCCTGAAAGAGTGCTGGTTGGGGCACTCTATCAAAAAGGTATCAGGACAGCCCTGTGTCGGGCGGATCATATCATTACAATTTCTGAGGCTTCCAGAAGGGAGATTGTCAGGTATAAACCGGAAATCGTGGATCGAATAAGTGTTATTCACCATGGTATGGAGTCTTTTTTCAGGGAAATTGAACAGGAAAGGGTGGAGGCTCTGCTGGCACCTCTCTGGTCGCAAATCGGAATGAGTGGGGAAAAAACAACAAGAGAAATTATACTCTGTGTTGGTCAGGGATCACCTTATAAAAATCAGGCACGGGCGATACAGGGGTTTCTTGGGGCATTTGGCAAAAGGGATGATATCCAGCTTGTAGTAGTGAATCGTTTTCGCCGTTTTGACTGGAAAATGCGGCGATTGCTTGCACGGGAAAGAGCAGGAGAAAGAATTATCCTTCTTGATTCCGTCACCGATGAACAACTGCTGGCCCTCTATAACCGGGCCCGGATTTTTCTTTTTCCTTCACTGGTTGAGGGTTTCGGTATGCCGCAACTTGAAGCCATGGCCTGCGGGACACCGGTGCTGACTTCTAACAGGGGTGCTCCAGCAGAGATCTCCGGAGGGTGCTCTCTTCTTGTGAATCCTGAAAATGTTGAAGCTATTGCCCATGGTCTGGTTGAGCTTGATCAAAATGAAGAGCTTCGGTGCAAACTGATTGCGGCGGGTAGAAAACGTGTGCAGGATTTTCGTTGGTTGGATGCAGCTGAAAAAACAATGGCTGTTTATCAGGCGGTCATGAGAATTTCGGGTTAA
- the ugpA gene encoding sn-glycerol-3-phosphate ABC transporter permease UgpA, producing MIKRVHFKPSPLPYILVAPQLIVTLVFFIWPASQAVYQSLLVQDAFGLSTNFVWFDNFKELFSDDYYMQAFRRTLYFSFMVAFSSLSISLVLAAMADRVIKAASVYRTLLIWPYAVAPAVAGALWMFMFDPTIGVVAYMLDFFNFEWNHRLYGSHAMALIVVAAAWKQISYNFLFFFAGMQAIPRSLIEAAAIDGAGPARRFWTIIFPLISPTTFFLLVMNLIYAFFDTFGIVHAVTKGGPGKATEILVYKVYNDGFIGLDLGGSAAQSVILMVIVIGLTVIQFRYIERKVEY from the coding sequence ATGATAAAAAGAGTCCATTTTAAACCGTCTCCGCTGCCATATATTCTGGTGGCACCCCAGTTGATTGTTACCCTTGTCTTCTTTATCTGGCCTGCAAGCCAGGCCGTCTATCAGAGTCTTCTGGTTCAGGATGCCTTTGGCCTCAGTACCAACTTTGTCTGGTTTGATAATTTCAAAGAGCTCTTCAGTGATGATTATTACATGCAGGCCTTCAGGCGTACACTGTATTTTTCTTTTATGGTCGCCTTTTCATCGTTATCTATCTCACTGGTATTGGCGGCCATGGCCGACAGAGTGATTAAAGCTGCATCAGTTTACAGGACACTTCTCATCTGGCCGTATGCCGTAGCTCCGGCTGTGGCCGGCGCTCTCTGGATGTTCATGTTTGACCCCACCATCGGGGTTGTTGCCTATATGCTTGATTTTTTCAATTTCGAATGGAACCATCGTCTGTATGGCAGCCATGCCATGGCCCTGATCGTGGTTGCCGCTGCCTGGAAACAGATCAGCTATAATTTTCTGTTTTTCTTTGCCGGCATGCAGGCTATTCCCCGCTCTTTGATCGAGGCGGCGGCCATAGACGGGGCCGGTCCGGCCCGGCGTTTCTGGACCATTATTTTCCCCCTTATTTCCCCGACAACCTTTTTTCTCCTGGTCATGAATCTAATTTATGCCTTTTTTGATACTTTCGGTATCGTTCATGCGGTGACCAAGGGCGGGCCGGGAAAGGCAACGGAGATTCTTGTTTACAAAGTTTACAACGACGGTTTTATAGGTCTGGATCTTGGCGGTTCTGCAGCCCAGTCTGTTATTCTTATGGTTATCGTGATTGGTCTGACCGTCATTCAATTCCGTTATATTGAACGCAAGGTGGAGTACTGA
- a CDS encoding omptin family outer membrane protease: MIFKGKKGVFPALLFFCGALLPVAGNVQAAGVAVQPAGMDKKVEKTTTIQINQNIVVVSGRMSLGWIHGDSNELVYDPGTGRKISELNWEIDNVYMLGIGGSLSPLSWLNFNADIWFRVNDGDGEMNDYDWFLDSPEYTHWSNHPDTDLTTGLMFDINAEMTFYEVMGSKFFGIAGFKYDNWEWESFGGDYVYWGVSGSFPGGQNVITYEQKFYTPYVGIGFKSNLSETPITFSGRIIGSTFVTAEDKDQHHLRNLVFEEDFDSGNMFAVDLSGAYNFTDQLSLLVSYHFQRYDEMKGETTITNLTTGAVTKVDGDAAGIDHSSGMLSLSAVYTF; encoded by the coding sequence ATGATATTCAAAGGAAAAAAAGGTGTTTTCCCTGCGCTCCTGTTCTTCTGCGGGGCCTTGCTGCCGGTGGCGGGAAATGTACAGGCGGCCGGTGTAGCAGTGCAGCCGGCGGGAATGGACAAAAAAGTTGAAAAAACTACAACTATCCAGATTAATCAGAATATTGTCGTCGTCAGTGGCAGAATGTCCCTGGGATGGATACATGGCGACTCCAATGAACTGGTCTATGATCCCGGTACAGGACGTAAAATAAGTGAGCTGAACTGGGAGATTGACAATGTCTATATGCTTGGCATCGGTGGTTCTCTCTCTCCTCTGTCGTGGTTGAATTTCAATGCTGATATCTGGTTCCGGGTCAATGACGGTGACGGGGAAATGAATGATTATGACTGGTTCCTCGACAGTCCTGAATATACCCACTGGTCAAATCATCCGGATACGGATCTTACCACTGGTTTAATGTTTGATATCAATGCCGAAATGACCTTTTATGAGGTCATGGGCTCAAAGTTTTTTGGTATTGCCGGTTTCAAATATGATAACTGGGAATGGGAATCTTTTGGTGGAGATTATGTTTACTGGGGAGTTTCCGGAAGTTTTCCTGGCGGACAGAATGTCATAACCTATGAACAGAAGTTCTATACTCCCTATGTTGGCATCGGTTTTAAATCCAATCTCAGTGAAACGCCTATCACATTCAGTGGCAGAATTATCGGCAGTACCTTTGTCACTGCCGAGGATAAGGATCAACACCATTTGAGAAATCTTGTTTTTGAAGAGGATTTTGATTCCGGCAACATGTTTGCAGTTGACCTGTCAGGTGCTTATAATTTCACAGATCAGCTTTCTCTGCTGGTGTCCTATCATTTCCAGCGATATGACGAAATGAAGGGGGAGACTACCATAACTAATCTTACAACCGGAGCAGTGACAAAAGTAGACGGTGATGCTGCCGGAATTGATCATTCCTCAGGTATGTTGTCTTTGAGTGCCGTATATACCTTCTGA
- a CDS encoding rhodanese-like domain-containing protein, with amino-acid sequence MDEQVAYYANKLKYEIDSWDLHEALSLTGQDEKIVVIDVRSEQAYARGHIPSAINFPHRMISEESVRELDRSVLYVVYCDGIGCNASTKGALALAKLGFRVRELQGGLDWWRRDGYEIRQSA; translated from the coding sequence ATGGATGAACAGGTTGCGTATTATGCCAATAAATTAAAATACGAGATTGATTCCTGGGATCTGCATGAAGCCTTGTCACTTACAGGTCAGGATGAAAAAATAGTTGTGATTGATGTACGTTCAGAGCAGGCATATGCCAGGGGACATATTCCTTCAGCGATAAATTTTCCCCACAGGATGATCTCTGAAGAAAGCGTCAGGGAACTGGACAGATCAGTTCTTTACGTCGTTTATTGTGACGGTATAGGCTGCAATGCTTCAACAAAAGGGGCATTGGCTCTAGCAAAACTGGGCTTCCGGGTCAGGGAACTACAGGGAGGACTCGACTGGTGGCGACGAGACGGTTATGAAATCCGGCAGTCGGCATGA
- a CDS encoding VOC family protein, whose protein sequence is MILRPDHINLVVSNLQEAEQFFLQLGFVEIDRAHLTGEWISSIVGLENVEADYIALEFPGSLTRLELIHYDSPESNTDPGIGQANSTGFRHLAFAVDNIEEEVEKLKKTGIRFLSNVHVYQKSGKKLVYFYGPDNILLELAEYP, encoded by the coding sequence ATGATTCTTCGACCAGACCACATTAATCTCGTTGTCTCCAATCTTCAGGAGGCAGAACAGTTTTTCCTGCAGCTGGGATTTGTGGAAATTGACAGGGCCCATCTCACGGGAGAGTGGATCAGCTCTATTGTCGGTCTGGAAAATGTCGAAGCAGACTATATCGCCCTTGAGTTTCCAGGCTCCTTGACACGACTGGAACTCATCCATTACGACTCCCCTGAATCGAACACCGACCCCGGTATCGGTCAGGCCAACAGTACCGGCTTTCGTCATCTCGCTTTCGCTGTTGATAATATAGAAGAAGAGGTCGAGAAACTGAAAAAAACCGGGATCCGCTTTTTGAGCAATGTTCATGTTTACCAGAAGTCTGGAAAAAAACTGGTCTATTTTTATGGACCAGATAATATTCTTCTGGAGCTCGCCGAATATCCTTAA
- the ugpB gene encoding sn-glycerol-3-phosphate ABC transporter substrate-binding protein UgpB translates to MAVTATFTVVQVTAGFAATEIQWWHAMGGVNGERVNKIADDFNATQSDYRIVPVYKGNYTETMTAAIAAFRARQQPHIVQVFEVGTATMMAAKGAVYPVEDVMKDAGVPFDKSDYLPAVISYYQTSEGKLLSMPFNSSTPVLWYNKEALTKAGVKDVPKTWPEMEAASQKVLDAGYKCGFSFGWQSWVMLENFSAWHNIPVGTRENGFAGLDTEFTFNNKHVKRVMNDVAGWQKSSIFQYGGRRGDSLPMFTNGECAMWLNSSAYYGGIKKQAKFEFGQAMLPYYPDIIDKPQNSIIGGATLWVLRGHKQASYKGVAQFLSYLSSPDVQAWWHQETGYVPITKAAYELSRKQGFYEKNPGTDTAIKQLSLNQPTPNSRGIRFGNFVQVRDIINEEMETIWNGTKTADQAMDEAVKRGNKLLRKFEKANK, encoded by the coding sequence ATGGCAGTAACTGCAACGTTTACGGTCGTTCAGGTTACAGCCGGTTTTGCCGCGACTGAAATCCAGTGGTGGCATGCCATGGGTGGAGTAAACGGTGAGCGGGTTAATAAAATTGCCGATGATTTTAATGCAACCCAGTCCGACTACAGGATTGTGCCCGTCTACAAAGGGAATTACACGGAAACAATGACGGCTGCAATTGCGGCATTCAGGGCCAGACAGCAACCTCATATCGTTCAGGTTTTTGAGGTAGGTACAGCGACAATGATGGCTGCAAAAGGGGCAGTATATCCGGTGGAAGATGTGATGAAAGATGCCGGTGTTCCCTTTGATAAGTCAGATTACCTGCCGGCAGTTATCAGTTATTACCAGACATCAGAGGGAAAACTGCTTTCCATGCCGTTTAACAGTTCCACGCCGGTTCTCTGGTACAACAAGGAAGCCCTTACAAAAGCCGGAGTAAAGGATGTTCCCAAAACCTGGCCGGAAATGGAGGCGGCATCCCAAAAAGTACTCGATGCAGGCTATAAGTGTGGTTTTTCCTTTGGTTGGCAGTCGTGGGTCATGCTCGAGAACTTCAGCGCCTGGCACAATATTCCCGTGGGAACCAGGGAGAACGGTTTTGCCGGCCTTGATACTGAATTTACCTTTAATAATAAGCACGTGAAAAGAGTAATGAATGATGTGGCCGGGTGGCAGAAAAGCTCCATCTTTCAGTATGGTGGACGCAGGGGTGACAGTCTGCCCATGTTCACCAACGGTGAATGTGCCATGTGGCTCAACTCCTCCGCCTACTACGGTGGTATCAAGAAACAGGCAAAATTTGAATTTGGTCAGGCCATGCTACCCTATTATCCTGACATTATTGATAAACCTCAGAATTCAATAATCGGTGGTGCGACTCTCTGGGTCCTCCGTGGTCATAAGCAGGCTTCTTACAAGGGTGTCGCTCAGTTTCTCAGTTATCTTTCTTCCCCGGATGTACAGGCCTGGTGGCATCAGGAAACCGGGTATGTTCCCATTACGAAAGCCGCTTACGAATTAAGCAGGAAACAGGGTTTTTATGAGAAAAATCCGGGTACTGATACGGCCATAAAACAGTTGAGTCTCAATCAGCCGACGCCCAATTCCCGTGGTATTCGTTTCGGTAATTTTGTTCAGGTACGTGATATTATCAATGAAGAGATGGAGACCATCTGGAATGGAACCAAAACAGCAGACCAGGCCATGGATGAGGCGGTCAAACGTGGCAATAAGCTGTTGAGGAAATTTGAGAAGGCAAACAAATAG
- a CDS encoding glycosyltransferase family 4 protein, protein MRILFVAPNIPIPGTHGGSTHVTEVVRALCRENEVLLLARRGSTGEGVAGVGGRLLPGPLRFLLPLVHFPVAWKYARAFQPDVIYERFSAFGLGTILGKKLGAPVVAMVLDKSAAPVTYRWADRLITTAPHLVPEKYRDKVEKVCWGANTEIFHPGNNGSHVRERHGIGRKEFLIGYMGAFYPWHGLETLVEAAVLLDRNPPVDNFRFLLVGDGQMRAPIEKLVMEKSLGHRFLFPGRVAYDSVPDYLGAVDTCVAPYNPVKHKELRRHGMFFDPLKVFESLAAGKPTITLDSENMRHLFEDGKHVLLVKPGDATVLAEAVSRLAVDRDLRVRLGREGRRITETTYSWQAHGDQLCRIFRQLLESEKAGESR, encoded by the coding sequence TTGCGAATCCTGTTTGTTGCACCCAATATACCGATACCCGGTACCCATGGCGGATCGACCCATGTCACTGAAGTTGTCAGGGCGCTTTGCAGGGAGAATGAAGTCCTTCTCCTGGCCCGGCGAGGATCGACAGGTGAGGGGGTTGCAGGGGTCGGCGGGAGGCTGTTGCCGGGGCCGTTACGTTTTCTTCTGCCCCTTGTTCATTTTCCTGTTGCCTGGAAGTATGCTAGAGCATTTCAGCCGGATGTGATTTACGAACGTTTCAGTGCTTTCGGGCTTGGAACGATTCTTGGGAAAAAACTGGGAGCCCCTGTGGTGGCCATGGTCCTGGATAAGAGTGCAGCACCGGTCACCTACAGGTGGGCGGACAGGCTTATTACCACTGCCCCGCACCTGGTGCCGGAAAAGTACCGGGACAAGGTGGAAAAGGTCTGTTGGGGGGCCAATACCGAGATCTTCCATCCCGGGAATAATGGATCACATGTTCGGGAAAGACATGGAATCGGCCGGAAAGAATTTCTGATTGGTTACATGGGGGCGTTCTATCCATGGCATGGTCTAGAAACCCTGGTGGAGGCTGCTGTTCTGCTTGACCGTAATCCACCTGTAGATAATTTCAGATTTCTGCTGGTGGGGGATGGGCAGATGAGAGCCCCGATTGAAAAACTGGTTATGGAAAAATCCCTCGGACACCGGTTTCTTTTTCCAGGCAGGGTGGCTTACGATTCCGTGCCGGACTATCTGGGCGCAGTTGATACCTGTGTAGCCCCTTATAATCCGGTAAAACATAAGGAACTTCGCAGGCATGGCATGTTTTTTGACCCGTTGAAGGTCTTTGAATCCCTTGCCGCCGGAAAACCGACGATAACACTTGACAGTGAGAATATGCGACACCTTTTTGAGGATGGAAAACATGTTCTTCTGGTAAAACCCGGTGATGCGACCGTGCTGGCAGAGGCGGTGAGCCGACTTGCTGTCGACAGGGATCTGCGTGTTCGTCTGGGGCGGGAGGGGAGAAGGATCACCGAGACAACGTATTCATGGCAGGCCCATGGGGATCAACTCTGTCGTATTTTTCGCCAGTTACTTGAGTCCGAAAAAGCCGGGGAAAGTCGATGA
- a CDS encoding ABC transporter ATP-binding protein: MAGVILENVVKVFDKTEVIHRVNGVFEDGQFIVIVGPSGCGKSTVLRMIAGLEEVSEGTVMIGDRVVNEVEPKDREIAMVFQNYALYPHMTVFNNMAYGLKLQKLGKDEIKKRVDEAARLLQLSDFLKRKPRQLSGGQRQRVAMGRALVRKPAVFLFDEPLSNLDAKLRHQMRVELKKLHKRLGTTMIYVTHDQVEAMTLADRIVVMNDGNIEQIGTPDEIYHNPASKFVAGFIGSPPMNFIRARIVGKNELELLDGTRLILPGQELPTESEVLIGIRPEKIKLFTEKKEGRIKLEIELVEKLGSGELLYSRIGEESIVVTLAENSAEVADTCWAEFSPDDLYLFSGEADGRIIQG, translated from the coding sequence GTGGCTGGAGTAATACTTGAAAATGTTGTCAAGGTTTTTGATAAGACGGAAGTCATTCACCGGGTAAACGGTGTCTTTGAAGATGGTCAGTTTATTGTCATTGTAGGGCCGTCCGGCTGTGGAAAATCAACAGTGTTGAGGATGATCGCGGGACTCGAAGAGGTGAGTGAAGGAACAGTCATGATTGGAGACAGGGTTGTGAATGAGGTGGAGCCAAAGGATCGCGAGATTGCCATGGTTTTTCAGAATTATGCCCTTTACCCCCATATGACCGTGTTTAACAATATGGCTTATGGTCTCAAACTCCAGAAGCTTGGGAAGGATGAAATTAAAAAACGGGTGGATGAAGCAGCCAGGCTTCTGCAGCTGTCTGATTTTTTGAAACGCAAACCACGCCAACTTTCCGGCGGTCAGCGACAGCGAGTGGCCATGGGGAGGGCGCTTGTCCGTAAACCGGCTGTATTTCTCTTTGATGAACCCCTTTCCAATCTGGATGCCAAGCTGCGTCATCAGATGCGGGTGGAACTGAAAAAGCTGCATAAACGATTGGGAACAACCATGATTTATGTAACCCATGATCAGGTGGAAGCCATGACCCTGGCCGACAGGATTGTGGTCATGAATGATGGCAATATTGAGCAGATCGGTACACCGGATGAGATTTACCATAATCCCGCTTCTAAATTTGTGGCAGGTTTTATTGGCTCTCCACCCATGAATTTCATTCGGGCCAGGATTGTTGGGAAAAACGAACTTGAACTTCTGGATGGCACTCGTCTGATTCTGCCGGGGCAGGAATTGCCGACGGAAAGCGAAGTATTGATCGGAATCAGGCCGGAAAAAATCAAATTGTTCACTGAAAAAAAAGAAGGACGCATTAAACTGGAGATCGAACTCGTAGAAAAACTTGGTTCCGGAGAATTACTGTACAGCCGTATTGGTGAGGAGTCCATTGTAGTGACCCTGGCTGAAAATTCAGCTGAGGTGGCTGATACCTGCTGGGCGGAGTTTTCACCTGATGACCTTTATCTGTTTTCCGGGGAAGCTGATGGAAGGATTATACAGGGGTGA
- a CDS encoding TIGR04282 family arsenosugar biosynthesis glycosyltransferase, with translation MTEQMVEKMIQLRKEFPVTLSICYDDAQLDEMTRWLGSDFLFHSQVPGDLGLKMAGAFMALSGTGCERALLVGSDIPEIDKDILQKGFNSLEEHDMVFGPSADGGYYLLGLRTASLKHLENLLFSDIPWSTENVLKLSLERIRRHGYTVFLLPVLQDIDRPEDLILARRKGLL, from the coding sequence ATGACAGAACAGATGGTGGAAAAAATGATTCAGCTCAGAAAAGAATTCCCTGTAACCCTTTCAATCTGTTATGACGATGCACAGCTGGATGAGATGACAAGATGGCTGGGCAGTGATTTTTTATTCCACTCCCAGGTACCCGGAGATCTCGGCCTGAAAATGGCCGGAGCCTTCATGGCACTCTCCGGAACGGGCTGTGAACGCGCATTGCTTGTGGGCAGTGATATTCCTGAAATCGATAAAGATATCTTACAAAAAGGCTTTAACAGCCTGGAGGAGCATGACATGGTTTTCGGACCAAGTGCAGATGGAGGTTATTACCTGCTCGGCCTCCGGACAGCTTCCCTGAAACACCTTGAGAACCTGCTGTTTTCTGATATCCCGTGGTCAACGGAAAATGTCCTGAAACTCTCCCTTGAAAGAATCCGACGACATGGGTATACCGTGTTTCTGCTTCCCGTTCTCCAGGATATCGATCGCCCTGAAGACTTAATCCTTGCCAGGAGAAAAGGACTGCTGTAA
- the ugpE gene encoding sn-glycerol-3-phosphate ABC transporter permease UgpE, which yields MIEQRPVTTVVSHLVLIIGVLLVAFPIWITFVAASHDAVRMTQVPLPLLPGTHFFDNLRDALVRGVGNAREQSVGLMLINSLVMAMMIACGKIAISLLSAFAIVYFKFPLRMTFFWLIFITLMLPVEVRILPTFEVVANLHMLNSYWGLTIPLIASATATFMFRQAFLTVPDELLEAARIDGAGPMRFFWDILLPISRTNIAALFVILFIYGWNQYLWPLLITTDKDMYTIVMGIKQMLEAAEEAPEWHLIMMTTLLAMLPPIVVVVGMQKLFIKGLTETEK from the coding sequence ATGATTGAACAGCGTCCCGTAACGACGGTTGTAAGTCACCTGGTTCTGATCATAGGCGTCCTGCTGGTAGCTTTTCCCATCTGGATTACTTTTGTGGCAGCCAGTCATGATGCCGTTCGCATGACTCAGGTTCCTCTGCCTCTTCTGCCGGGAACCCATTTTTTTGACAATCTTCGTGATGCCCTGGTCAGGGGAGTCGGCAACGCCAGGGAGCAGTCAGTGGGGTTGATGCTGATTAACTCGCTGGTGATGGCGATGATGATCGCCTGCGGGAAGATAGCTATTTCTCTCCTGTCAGCCTTTGCCATTGTCTATTTTAAATTTCCCCTGAGGATGACATTTTTCTGGTTGATTTTCATCACTCTCATGTTGCCGGTGGAAGTGCGAATTCTGCCCACATTTGAAGTCGTAGCCAATCTGCACATGCTCAACTCATATTGGGGCTTGACCATACCGTTGATTGCCTCAGCAACGGCAACCTTTATGTTTCGCCAGGCTTTTCTTACTGTGCCGGACGAACTGCTTGAGGCTGCTCGGATCGACGGAGCTGGTCCCATGCGTTTTTTCTGGGATATCCTGCTCCCTATTTCCCGGACCAATATTGCAGCACTCTTTGTGATTCTTTTTATCTACGGTTGGAACCAGTATCTCTGGCCTCTGCTGATAACCACCGACAAGGATATGTATACCATTGTCATGGGAATCAAACAGATGCTTGAAGCTGCGGAAGAAGCACCGGAATGGCATCTGATCATGATGACGACTCTGCTGGCAATGCTGCCGCCGATTGTGGTTGTGGTGGGGATGCAGAAACTCTTTATTAAAGGTTTGACAGAAACGGAGAAGTAG